One Azospirillum sp. B510 genomic window carries:
- a CDS encoding HAMP domain-containing protein produces the protein MISGRHRSFTLGLPALVLLAAALAIAGVGLLGTRLAQEQLAEARAAKAAAVAQAVQHDLERAIGHGIPLARIEGVDVFLQGIAGRNPDIGFLALTGGDGALLQGAAAPGSPLDRKGLEALAASLRGLPTPETRAATLEPVERGGFLILRLPVRIDRLSSEGGGGGASRPPAGHVLVAVRPEQVRGQIAGELATVALGALALLLPLAELAALLVRASVGVPLRRLARAMEEAAAGRFATLLGRRPRDQVGRLLLSFNAVVFGLHARRQRFAAHAEEVRAAVFDPQVAEAVERTRRSALEALGRGLEAAPRRESEPRPDDVHGFALLALSAAAMLAAAGGGLPMPAGTVAVAAVGAVGGAAAGYAVPAGWRRPVASLTALLLLGLAAALLILPFGSLSPAGIVVAVSAALAGGAAAGVALSYVRRQCGGAGVLPLLRALGIGVSAAALWGTALGWDGGILAVSALLSAGLALPLARPIVDPRR, from the coding sequence ATGATTTCCGGTCGGCATCGTTCCTTCACCCTCGGGCTTCCCGCCCTCGTCCTGCTGGCGGCGGCGCTCGCCATCGCCGGGGTCGGGCTGCTCGGCACCCGGCTGGCGCAGGAACAGCTGGCCGAGGCCCGCGCCGCCAAGGCCGCCGCCGTGGCGCAGGCGGTGCAGCATGATCTCGAACGCGCCATCGGCCACGGCATTCCGCTTGCCCGGATCGAAGGGGTGGACGTCTTCCTCCAGGGCATCGCCGGCCGCAACCCCGACATCGGGTTCCTGGCGCTGACCGGTGGCGACGGCGCCCTGCTCCAGGGGGCGGCGGCCCCCGGCTCCCCCCTCGACCGCAAGGGGCTGGAGGCGCTGGCCGCCTCGCTCCGCGGCCTGCCGACCCCGGAGACCCGTGCCGCGACCCTCGAGCCGGTCGAGCGCGGCGGCTTCCTCATCCTGCGCCTGCCGGTCCGCATCGACCGCCTGTCCTCGGAAGGCGGTGGCGGCGGGGCGAGCCGGCCGCCGGCCGGCCATGTGCTGGTCGCCGTGCGGCCGGAGCAGGTGCGCGGCCAGATCGCCGGCGAGCTGGCGACGGTGGCGCTGGGCGCGCTGGCGCTTCTGCTGCCGCTGGCGGAACTGGCCGCCCTGCTGGTCCGCGCCAGCGTCGGCGTGCCGCTGCGCCGGCTGGCCCGCGCGATGGAGGAGGCCGCGGCCGGGCGCTTCGCCACGCTGCTGGGCCGCCGCCCGCGCGATCAGGTCGGCCGGCTGCTGCTGTCCTTCAACGCCGTCGTCTTCGGCCTGCACGCCCGCCGCCAGCGCTTCGCCGCCCATGCCGAGGAGGTGCGCGCGGCGGTGTTCGATCCGCAGGTCGCCGAGGCGGTCGAACGCACCCGTCGCTCCGCGCTGGAGGCGCTCGGCCGCGGCCTGGAGGCGGCCCCCCGCCGCGAGAGCGAGCCCCGGCCCGACGATGTCCACGGCTTCGCCCTGCTCGCCCTGTCCGCCGCGGCGATGCTGGCGGCGGCGGGCGGCGGCCTGCCGATGCCCGCCGGGACCGTCGCGGTCGCCGCCGTTGGCGCGGTCGGCGGTGCCGCCGCCGGTTATGCCGTTCCCGCCGGCTGGCGCCGGCCGGTCGCGTCGCTGACCGCCCTGCTTCTGCTCGGCCTCGCCGCCGCCCTCCTGATCCTTCCCTTCGGATCGCTGTCGCCGGCGGGTATCGTCGTCGCCGTTTCGGCCGCGCTGGCCGGTGGGGCCGCCGCCGGGGTGGCCTTGTCCTATGTGCGGCGGCAGTGCGGCGGCGCCGGTGTCCTGCCGCTCTTGCGGGCGCTGGGGATCGGCGTGTCCGCGGCCGCGCTCTGGGGAACCGCCCTCGGCTGGGATGGCGGGATCCTCGCCGTGTCGGCCCTGCTGTCCGCCGGACTGGCGCTGCCGCTGGCGCGGCCCATCGTCGATCCGCGGCGCTGA
- a CDS encoding STAS domain-containing protein, whose translation MNITEQSVNGVTVLRADGRIDSGNASGFEAALLAAIGTEGTRLVVDMAQLSYISSAGLRCLLVAAKAARVKRGSIALSAMAPHIREVFDVSGFSSLFEIHADAAAAVAALGG comes from the coding sequence ATGAACATCACCGAACAGTCGGTCAACGGCGTGACCGTGCTGCGGGCCGACGGACGGATCGACAGCGGCAATGCCAGCGGGTTCGAGGCGGCTTTGCTGGCGGCCATCGGGACCGAGGGCACACGGCTTGTTGTCGATATGGCCCAGCTTTCCTACATCAGTTCGGCCGGGCTTCGTTGCCTGCTGGTCGCCGCCAAGGCGGCGCGGGTCAAGCGCGGGTCGATCGCCCTGTCCGCCATGGCGCCGCACATCCGCGAGGTGTTCGATGTCAGCGGCTTCTCGTCGCTGTTCGAGATCCATGCCGACGCGGCGGCGGCGGTGGCCGCGCTGGGTGGCTGA
- a CDS encoding BON domain-containing protein: MAQYENRWRDEGRRDEGWRGEGRDWRDDDREPNRHRDWGEAPRRAGQYDPDEAGRHESLYRPQSHLHQDEQGRRYRDTGYGGRVGNESGGYGRDFDYGRGDQRDDSSREMERMYGRGFGGGRDIARGGYGAGYGGRSGSSGYGGYAGAGTAGTEGNYAGRDVGGGEYRDRDYGVRPYGQDDRGGAFAGHGGYEGGYQGGYQGNYGGRGDDRYRGRSRGFWEQAGDEIASWFGDDDAERRRHEDERRAAQHRGRGPRGYSRSDDRVREDVSDRLTDDAYIDASEIEVTVSGGEVTLTGMVPDRRTKRRAEDVAESVSGVSHVQNNLRIRAQAAGQGATGWGSSTGAGASAMAGAGGTTGGLGAGTGANTGSSAPSATGTGAGTSGGPAAASAGTGSMTGSTTGETGSTGTGRSPTTRS, translated from the coding sequence ATGGCACAGTACGAGAATCGTTGGAGGGACGAGGGACGGCGTGACGAGGGATGGCGGGGCGAGGGTCGCGACTGGCGCGACGACGACCGGGAGCCGAACCGGCATCGTGACTGGGGCGAGGCGCCGCGCCGCGCCGGACAGTATGATCCGGACGAGGCCGGTCGGCACGAGAGCCTGTATCGTCCGCAGTCCCATCTCCACCAGGACGAGCAGGGCCGCCGCTACCGCGACACCGGCTATGGCGGGCGGGTCGGCAACGAGTCGGGTGGTTATGGCCGCGACTTCGATTACGGCCGCGGCGATCAGCGTGACGACAGCTCCCGTGAGATGGAACGGATGTACGGCCGCGGCTTCGGTGGCGGCCGGGACATCGCCCGCGGCGGCTATGGCGCCGGCTATGGCGGCCGGTCCGGGTCCAGCGGCTATGGCGGTTATGCCGGCGCCGGCACTGCCGGTACCGAGGGCAACTATGCCGGCCGCGATGTCGGCGGCGGCGAGTATCGCGACCGTGATTACGGCGTCCGCCCCTATGGCCAGGATGACCGTGGCGGCGCCTTCGCCGGCCATGGCGGCTATGAGGGTGGTTACCAGGGCGGCTACCAGGGCAACTATGGCGGCCGTGGCGATGACCGCTACCGGGGGCGGTCGCGCGGCTTCTGGGAACAGGCCGGCGACGAGATCGCCTCCTGGTTCGGCGATGATGATGCCGAGCGCCGCCGCCATGAGGACGAACGGCGGGCCGCCCAGCATCGCGGGCGCGGCCCGCGTGGCTACAGCCGGTCCGATGACCGGGTGCGCGAGGATGTCAGCGACCGGCTGACCGACGACGCCTACATCGACGCCTCCGAGATCGAGGTGACGGTCAGCGGTGGCGAGGTGACGCTGACCGGCATGGTTCCCGACCGCCGGACCAAGCGGCGGGCCGAGGATGTCGCCGAATCGGTATCGGGTGTTTCCCATGTGCAGAACAACCTGCGCATTCGGGCTCAGGCCGCGGGCCAAGGCGCGACCGGTTGGGGCAGTTCCACCGGCGCCGGGGCCTCGGCCATGGCGGGCGCCGGCGGAACCACCGGCGGGCTGGGAGCCGGTACCGGCGCCAACACCGGCTCCAGCGCCCCCTCGGCCACCGGAACCGGCGCCGGCACCAGCGGTGGTCCGGCCGCCGCCTCGGCCGGAACCGGTTCGATGACCGGTTCGACCACCGGGGAAACCGGCTCCACCGGCACCGGCCGCTCCCCCACCACGCGGAGCTGA
- a CDS encoding PP2C family protein-serine/threonine phosphatase yields the protein MLLQTRIILFVLATVTVVAGLLLGFAALREDAADHRARELELARLETAWQLAVAGAVGRIDQGLGRLAGDAEIARAVEAEDRGALDRRVAALGILPAPAATAPAPIQAPATLAVSGGISDINLLSKSGDLLYSTDPSLDPSPLLNRGALDAILSGQKLARGVHLVNGERLVVVAGVPIYAGTGSGGGAGSGAGVTGAAVAGLDIAAALDGLRRNTGGRIFAVSRGGEVLDGASDPLWPAVQPLVRPAERSIGDFTVTHDLGGLHRYRLASLPVADLAGGRVATVLIATDETQEVEERALWSVAYVAAVGLVLLGALGLLYGFLRRNFSTLDVAVKALQDLSHGRAMGYVELPAGNDEIGRIAGAVEVFSGVMREIERSAGQRERRLRRQQRFIRRQMEALAVTLEEDARQTLLEELRQIEAETYDAQSSQSKGVGDELGLLALGFSRLATRVGSQQVQLTRMVRDLREALADKRRLISLQQELEIARTMQLTILPQVFPDLPELDIAARMIPAKEVGGDFYDFFPISDSKVALVIADVSGKGIPAAFFMLITRTMLRAIAESGVGPAETLRRVNNLLAAENEQMMFVTVFYGELDLRTGVLCYSNGGHNPPLRMTASGAVRELERIPGIALAAMPDMPFGERSVTLDTGEMVVLFTDGVTEAFDGEEVMYGDPRLAAAVAGQASASARDGLDGVLADLSRFTAGAPQSDDITCLVLRWRGSGGDEGGGSAAVPRMDSGPRMDRPAHAGML from the coding sequence ATGCTGCTCCAGACCCGCATCATCCTGTTCGTGCTCGCCACCGTCACCGTGGTGGCTGGCCTTCTCCTCGGTTTCGCCGCCCTGCGCGAGGATGCCGCCGACCACCGGGCGCGCGAGCTGGAGCTGGCCCGGCTGGAGACCGCCTGGCAGCTCGCCGTCGCGGGCGCCGTCGGCCGCATCGACCAGGGGCTCGGCCGGCTGGCCGGCGATGCCGAGATCGCCCGCGCGGTGGAGGCGGAGGATCGCGGCGCGCTCGACCGCCGGGTCGCGGCGCTGGGGATCCTCCCGGCGCCGGCCGCCACCGCTCCGGCTCCGATTCAAGCTCCGGCCACCCTCGCCGTCAGCGGCGGGATCAGCGACATCAACCTGCTGTCGAAGTCGGGCGACCTGCTCTACAGCACCGATCCGTCGCTCGATCCGTCGCCGCTGCTGAACCGGGGGGCGCTCGACGCCATCCTGTCCGGGCAGAAGCTGGCGCGTGGCGTCCATCTGGTGAATGGCGAGCGCCTGGTGGTGGTGGCCGGGGTGCCGATCTATGCCGGGACCGGGTCCGGCGGCGGAGCGGGCAGCGGGGCCGGCGTCACCGGCGCCGCGGTGGCCGGGCTGGACATCGCCGCGGCACTCGACGGTCTGCGGCGGAACACGGGCGGGCGGATCTTCGCCGTGTCGCGCGGCGGCGAGGTGCTGGACGGCGCCAGCGATCCGCTGTGGCCGGCGGTCCAGCCGCTGGTCCGGCCGGCCGAGCGCAGCATCGGCGATTTCACCGTCACCCATGATCTTGGCGGCCTTCACCGCTACAGGCTGGCCAGCCTGCCGGTCGCCGACCTCGCCGGCGGGCGCGTCGCCACCGTGCTGATCGCCACCGACGAGACGCAGGAGGTGGAGGAGCGGGCGCTGTGGTCGGTCGCCTATGTCGCCGCGGTCGGGCTGGTGCTGCTCGGCGCGCTGGGGCTGCTCTATGGCTTCCTGCGGCGCAACTTCTCGACGCTCGACGTCGCGGTGAAGGCGTTGCAGGATCTCTCCCATGGCCGGGCCATGGGCTATGTCGAACTGCCGGCCGGCAATGACGAGATCGGCCGCATCGCCGGCGCGGTGGAGGTCTTCAGCGGCGTCATGCGCGAGATCGAGCGCAGCGCCGGCCAGCGCGAACGCCGCCTGCGCCGCCAGCAGCGCTTCATCCGCCGCCAGATGGAGGCGCTGGCCGTCACGCTGGAGGAGGATGCCCGCCAGACCCTGCTGGAGGAGCTGCGCCAGATCGAGGCGGAAACCTATGACGCCCAGTCCTCCCAGTCCAAGGGGGTGGGCGACGAGCTGGGGCTGCTGGCGCTGGGATTCTCCCGTCTGGCGACGCGGGTCGGCTCCCAGCAGGTGCAGTTGACCCGGATGGTGCGCGACCTGCGCGAGGCGTTGGCCGACAAGCGGCGGCTGATCAGCCTGCAACAGGAGCTGGAGATCGCCCGCACCATGCAGCTGACCATCCTGCCCCAGGTCTTTCCCGACCTGCCGGAGCTGGACATCGCCGCCCGCATGATCCCGGCCAAGGAGGTCGGCGGCGACTTCTACGATTTCTTCCCGATCTCCGACAGCAAGGTGGCCCTCGTCATCGCCGACGTGTCGGGCAAGGGCATCCCGGCCGCCTTCTTCATGCTGATCACCCGCACCATGCTGCGCGCCATCGCCGAATCCGGCGTCGGCCCGGCCGAGACCCTGCGCCGGGTCAACAATCTGCTGGCGGCGGAGAACGAGCAGATGATGTTCGTCACCGTCTTCTATGGCGAGCTGGACCTGCGCACCGGCGTCCTCTGCTATTCCAACGGCGGCCACAACCCGCCGCTGCGCATGACCGCGTCTGGAGCGGTGCGGGAGCTGGAGCGCATTCCCGGCATCGCGCTCGCCGCCATGCCCGACATGCCGTTCGGCGAGAGGAGCGTGACGCTGGATACCGGCGAGATGGTCGTCCTGTTCACCGACGGCGTGACCGAGGCCTTCGACGGCGAGGAGGTGATGTATGGCGATCCCCGGCTGGCCGCCGCGGTCGCCGGTCAGGCCAGCGCGTCGGCCCGCGACGGGCTGGACGGGGTGCTGGCCGACCTTTCCCGCTTCACCGCCGGGGCGCCGCAGTCCGACGACATCACCTGCCTGGTCCTGCGCTGGCGCGGGAGCGGAGGAGACGAGGGCGGGGGAAGCGCCGCCGTGCCTCGAATGGACTCAGGACCTCGAATGGATCGTCCGGCGCACGCCGGCATGTTATAA
- a CDS encoding response regulator: MPSNILVVEDSPAVRLSVAGYLEGRGFDVTEAENGRAAIRALDRRSFDLIVTDVLMPEVDGIEVIKVARSAQPDVKILAMSGGAPNMPAGYLLKMTRMFNADEIIYKPFLNEELGAAVARLLDQALPN; encoded by the coding sequence ATGCCGTCAAACATCCTGGTTGTCGAGGACTCCCCGGCCGTGCGGCTCTCCGTCGCCGGCTATTTGGAGGGGCGCGGGTTCGACGTGACCGAGGCCGAGAATGGCCGAGCCGCCATCCGCGCGCTCGACCGCCGCAGCTTCGACCTGATCGTCACCGACGTGCTGATGCCGGAGGTCGATGGGATCGAAGTGATCAAGGTCGCCCGCAGCGCCCAGCCCGATGTGAAGATCCTCGCCATGTCCGGCGGTGCCCCCAACATGCCGGCCGGCTATCTGTTGAAGATGACCCGCATGTTCAATGCGGATGAGATCATCTACAAGCCCTTCCTCAATGAGGAGTTGGGGGCGGCGGTCGCCCGTCTGCTCGACCAGGCGCTGCCAAATTAA